One part of the Asterias amurensis chromosome 11, ASM3211899v1 genome encodes these proteins:
- the LOC139943685 gene encoding uncharacterized protein codes for MVGYQRAGQSCEACHFSTVPSDPYSYTFILEPQISPFKLSFSVEAYGSSAMVGLSEDGTDQLVIIEILFGYQSERKKIAVRACMPQHCGDSGREFAMYEDTSPVIIKGEYRPFWIHYAEGVVTAGKGDEQQSLVEWDAGDHHGRVPTQLHIGISTWETGYGEWDFCNSI; via the exons ATGGTGGGATATCAACGTGCTGGCCAGTCTTGTGAAG cttGTCATTTCTCTACTGTGCCTAGCGACCCATACAGCTACACGTTTATTCTGGAGCCCCAGATATCGCCTTTTAAGTTGAGCTTCAGCGTTGAAGCTTACGGTTCCAGCGCCATGGTAGGACTGTCGGAGGATGGGACGGATCAGTTAGTCATTATTGAGATAC TTTTTGGCTATCAATCGGAACGGAAGAAGATAGCTGTTAGAGCCTGTATGCCGCAACACTGCGGGGATAGCGGCAGGGAATTTGCTATGTACGAAGATACATCACcggtaattatcaaaggtgaATACCGCCCATTCTGGATTCACTACGCTGAGGGCGTCGTCACTGCCGGCAAGGGAGATGAACAGCAGAGTCTCGTGGAATGGGACGCTGGTGACCATCACGGTCGCGTACCAACTCAATTACACATCGGCATATCTACGTGGGAGACAGGGTATGGCGAGTGGGATTTCTGTAATAGCATTTAA